A stretch of the Veillonella parvula DSM 2008 genome encodes the following:
- a CDS encoding CdaR family protein: MMIHLKRNWPAKLLSLLAAIVMWFFIMRDQNPVMEVTYTIPVQVQNLNSGYIIEDAPDVVRVVLAGPRDTIMSMKSDNLRAYIDASGVKPGQNNVTINFTPPAGMNLVEVKPDTITINVDEYAEKTIPVEIVPIGKFSDDIALKSVTIVPKEVTVSGRKQQVNAVSKVVMKVNVAGQTKNFSAVSTLEAWDTAGNVLDVHINPNQGQAQYELNLLRKEKAVPITVPTVGTVAEGYEVKSTSATPTQLTVTGREEMIDSVTEIQTEPIDVSGATETVQGNYNLVLPNGVNSNTTTVRVKVEIQKKVLNG; encoded by the coding sequence ATGATGATTCATTTGAAACGCAATTGGCCTGCTAAATTATTATCCTTGTTAGCAGCTATCGTCATGTGGTTCTTTATTATGCGCGATCAGAATCCTGTGATGGAAGTAACCTACACAATACCTGTACAGGTTCAAAATCTCAATTCTGGCTATATCATAGAAGACGCACCAGATGTGGTCCGTGTTGTTCTGGCTGGTCCACGAGATACCATTATGTCTATGAAATCAGATAATTTACGAGCTTATATTGATGCATCCGGTGTAAAACCAGGTCAAAATAATGTAACTATTAATTTTACTCCTCCGGCAGGAATGAATCTTGTGGAGGTTAAACCAGATACCATCACCATCAATGTTGACGAATATGCAGAGAAAACGATTCCTGTTGAAATAGTTCCAATCGGTAAGTTCTCTGATGATATTGCTTTGAAATCGGTAACGATTGTGCCGAAAGAGGTAACTGTTTCTGGTCGTAAGCAACAAGTTAATGCAGTGAGCAAGGTTGTCATGAAAGTCAATGTGGCTGGTCAAACGAAGAACTTTAGCGCTGTTAGTACCTTAGAAGCTTGGGATACGGCAGGTAATGTACTGGATGTACATATTAATCCAAACCAAGGTCAAGCACAATATGAACTTAACTTATTACGTAAAGAAAAGGCAGTTCCTATTACTGTTCCGACTGTTGGTACAGTAGCAGAAGGTTATGAAGTTAAATCTACGTCTGCTACACCAACGCAACTAACGGTTACCGGTCGTGAAGAAATGATTGATTCCGTTACAGAAATACAAACAGAACCTATCGATGTATCGGGTGCTACCGAAACTGTACAGGGAAACTATAATTTAGTGTTACCAAATGGTGTTAATAGCAATACCACAACGGTACGGGTGAAAGTAGAAATACAAAAGAAAGTACTTAATGGATGA